In a genomic window of Ranitomeya imitator isolate aRanImi1 chromosome 5, aRanImi1.pri, whole genome shotgun sequence:
- the LOC138637718 gene encoding trace amine-associated receptor 3-like, whose protein sequence is MDFTTLNCSQFENASFPCSNRHPLGIRLGLYMFFTCSISITIFGNLGIIISISHFVQLHSPTNFILLSLATTDLCLGIFIMPYSMVRTVENCWHFGNVFCKIHYGFDLTLSVISIFHLCIIAIDRFYAVCKPLYYHISITGPVIKHLIFLCWSIATIFSLGVVVSNSHVSGIEGYDILVTCFHVCPITFNKLWSMVISFICFFIPASIMVGIYVNIFLVSLRHSRIIENKTLGETLQNVSKKREHKAAKKLTILMSVFLTCWLPLFVTFLINPFINYSTPAFILEAFNWFSYINSTCNPILYGFLYPWFRKALRHIVSGRIFNAQSQKNLFPDE, encoded by the coding sequence ATGGATTTTACGACTCTTAACTGCTCACAGTTTGAAAACGCATCTTTCCCCTGTTCTAACAGACACCCTCTAGGAATCCGCTTGGGTCTATATATGTTCTTTACTTGTTCAATAAGCATTACAATCTTTGGAAACCTAGGAATTATTATTTCTATTTCTCATTTTGTGCAGCTCCATTCCCCTACTAATTTCATTCTACTTTCCTTGGCCACAACTGACCTTTGCCTTGGAATATTTATTATGCCATACAGCATGGTGAGAACTGTTGAAAATTGTTGGCACTTTGGAAATGTATTTTGTAAGATACATTATGGCTTTGACTTAACTCTCAGTGTTATCTCCATCTTTCACCTCTGCATCATAGCCATTGACAGGTTTTATGCAGTGTGTAAGCCACTTTATTACCACATCAGCATCACCGGACCAGTTATTAAACATTTAATTTTCTTGTGTTGGTCAATTGCTACAATATTTTCACTTGGTGTGGTGGTGTCCAATTCCCATGTATCTGGCATTGAAGGATATGACATTTTAGTGACATGTTTCCATGTCTGTCCAATTACATTTAACAAATTATGGTCAATGGTTATTTCCTTCATTTGCTTTTTCATTCCGGCATCGATTATGGTTGGAATCTATGTCAATATCTTTCTTGTGTCCCTAAGACATAGCAGAATCATTGAAAACAAAACTTTAGGTGAAACATTGCAAAATGTTTCCAAGAAGAGAGAACACAAAGCTGCTAAGAAATTAACTATTTTAATGAGTGTGTTTCTTACGTGCTGGTTACCGCTGTTTGTTACATTTTTAATTAATCCATTCATAAATTACTCTACTCCAGCTTTCATATTGGAAGCATTTAATTGGTTCTCGTACATTAATTCAACATGTAATCCAATATTGTACGGCTTTCTTTATCCATGGTTTCGAAAAGCTTTAAGACATATTGTTAGTGGTAGAATTTTTAATGCCCAGTCTCAAAAAAATTTGTTTCCTGATGAGTAA